Proteins encoded within one genomic window of Chroicocephalus ridibundus chromosome 7, bChrRid1.1, whole genome shotgun sequence:
- the GBX2 gene encoding homeobox protein GBX-2, with amino-acid sequence MSAAFQPSLMMMQRPLGSSTAFSIDSLIGSPPPPAPGHFVYTGYPMFMPYRPVVLPPPPPPPPALPQGALQPALPPAHPHHHQLPSLPTGFCSSLAQGMALTSTLMATLPGTFPASPQHQEAARKFAPPGNFDKAEGMPPDGGGDDGKAFLGKDGALLPFPAADAVQASLAGALRGQGKEDTKAEEDAKGKEESFSMDSDLDYSSDDNIPGQAAHKEEDSGNALEENPQNPPNSTNTTSTGKNRRRRTAFTSEQLLELEKEFHCKKYLSLTERSQIAHALKLSEVQVKIWFQNRRAKWKRVKAGNANSKTGEPSRNPKIVVPIPVHVSRFAIRSQHQQLEQARP; translated from the exons aTGAGCGCGGCTTTCCAGCCCTCGCTGATGATGATGCAGCGCCCGCTGGGAAGCAGCACGGCCTTCAGCATCGACTCGCTCAtcggcagccccccgccgcccgcccccggccacTTCGTCTACACCGGCTACCCCATGTTCATGCCCTACCGACCCGTggtgctgccgccgccccccccgccgcccccggcgctgCCGCAGGGCGCCCTGCAGCCGGCGCTGCCCCCCGCgcatccccaccaccaccagctccccagcctgcccacgggtttctgctccagcctggctcaGGGCATGGCCCTCACCTCCACCCTCATGGCCACGCTGCCCGGCACCTTCCCCGCCTCTCCCCAGCACCAGGAGGCCGCCAGGAAGTTCGCACCCCCGGGGAACTTCGATAAAGCCGAGGGGATGCCCCCGGACGGCGGCGGCGACGACGGCAAAGCCTTCCTGGGGAAGGACGGagccctcctgcccttccccgccgccgACGCCGTCCAGGCCTCCCTCG CCGGGGCTCTCCGGGGCCAGGGGAAGGAGGATACCAAAGCAGAAGAGGATGCGAAAGGCAAAGAGGAAAGTTTCTCCATGGACAGCGATCTAGACTATAGCTCGGACGACAACATCCCCGGCCAGGCGGCTCACAAGGAAGAGGACTCTGGCAACGCGCTGGaggaaaacccccaaaacccccccaattCCACCAACACCACGTCCACGGGCAAAAACCGGCGGAGGCGAACAGCCTTCACCAGcgagcagctgctggagctggaaaaGGAATTTCACTGCAAAAAGTACCTGTCTCTGACGGAGAGGTCCCAGATCGCTCACGCCCTCAAACTCAGCGAGGTGCAGGTGAAAATCTGGTTCCAGAACAGACGAGCTAAATGGAAACGGGTCAAGGCGGGCAACGCCAACTCCAAGACAGGGGAGCCCTCCCGAAACCCTAAGATCGTGGTACCCATCCCGGTGCACGTCAGCAGGTTTGCGATCAGGAGTCAGCATCAGCAGCTGGAGCAAGCCCGACCCTGA